One window from the genome of Sardina pilchardus chromosome 12, fSarPil1.1, whole genome shotgun sequence encodes:
- the enpp5 gene encoding ectonucleotide pyrophosphatase/phosphodiesterase family member 5: MLTLLLRSWSVLGCLLVLSLPPISRQEERGKLLLVSFDGFRWDYIHRVPTPNFDAVMREGVRVDRVVNSYITKTLPNHYTLVTGLHAESHGIVANEMFDPHLNRSFSMDGQSAYESRWWEEAVPLWVTNQRAGGRSGAAMWPGSDVEIRGAYPTHYLPYNASVPFQSRVGQLLSWFTAPDPIDFGVLYWEEPDESGHNLGPESPLLDVVIADIDDKLGYLRDQLKWAGLYDNVNLIVTSDHGMTQLSSVKIIELDSYIGRDKYTWVDKSPVVGIIPKEGCFDEVYTSLLNANPNLDVYKREDIPDHYHYRHNDRIMPILLEAREGWTIVQNKTKKMMLGNHGYNNTLPSMHPVFVARGPAFRGNYVMDTMHSVDLYPLMCHILGVPPMPNNGSLANVLDLLKEVPPVAPALVPDPTQAPTSVHTPTAAHTPAPAQTPRPLAPSKPREPSYAWVVGLLLGTTLVVIFLFIFLKQVTLKQVPTLPLGNREISQPLLYEELRL; the protein is encoded by the exons ATGTTGACCCTCCTGTTAAGAAGTTGGAGCGTGCTTGGCTGCCTTCTAGTCCTGAGCCTGCCCCCTATCTCCAGGCAAGAGGAGCGTGGCAAGCTCCTGCTGGTCTCGTTCGACGGCTTCCGCTGGGACTACATCCACCGCGTGCCCACGCCCAACTTTGACGCCGTGATGCGGGAGGGCGTCCGGGTGGACAGGGTGGTGAACTCCTACATCACCAAGACGCTGCCCAACCACTACACGCTGGTGACGGGCCTTCACGCCGAGAGCCACGGCATCGTCGCCAACGAGATGTTCGACCCGCACCTCAACCGCTCCTTCTCCATGGACGGCCAGAGCGCCTACGAGTCGCGCTGGTGGGAGGAGGCTGTGCCGCTGTGGGTGACCAATCAGCGGGCCGGCGGGCGAAGCGGGGCGGCCATGTGGCCCGGCTCGGACGTGGAGATCCGCGGGGCCTACCCGACGCACTACTTGCCGTACAACGCCTCCGTGCCCTTCCAGAGTCGCGTGGGCCAGCTGCTCAGCTGGTTCACGGCCCCCGACCCCATCGACTTCGGCGTGCTCTACTGGGAAGAGCCCGACGAGAGCGGACACAACCTGGGGCCCGAAAGCCCACTGCTGGACGTGGTGATCGCAGACATCGACGACAAGCTGGGCTACCTGCGCGATCAGCTGAAGTGGGCCGGGCTGTACGACAACGTCAACCTGATCGTGACTAGCGACCACGGCATGACCCAGCTGTCGTCGGTGAAGATCATTGAGTTGGACAGCTACATCGGTCGCGACAAGTATACATGGGTCGACAAGAGCCCGGTGGTTGGCATTATACCCAAGGAAG GTTGTTTTGATGAGGTCTACACCTCACTCCTGAATGCCAATCCAAACTTGGATGTTtacaagagggaagacattccCGACCACTACCATTACAGACACAATGACCGGATAATGCCTATTCTCCTGGAGGCCCGGGAAGGATGGACAATTGTGCAGAACAAGACTAAAAAAATGATGT TGGGGAACCATGGTTACAACAACACACTGCCGAGCATGCACCCTGTGTTCGTTGCACGTGGACCTGCTTTCCGAGGCAACTACGTGATGGATACCATGCACTCTGTCGACCTTTACCCCCTGATGTGCCACATCCTGGGCGTGCCCCCGATGCCCAACAATGGCTCCCTGGCCAACGTCCTGGATCTCCTCAAAGAGGTGCCTCCAGTGGCTCCTGCTCTCGTTCCTGATCCGACTCAAGCTCCCACTTCTGTTCACACTCCCACTGCTGCCCACACTCCTGCTCCCGCTCAAACGCCCAGGCCCCTGGCTCCGTCTAAGCCCAGGGAGCCGTCATACGCCTGGGTTGTGGGCCTCCTTCTGGGCACTACCCTGGTGGtgatcttcctcttcatcttcttgAAGCAGGTGACGCTGAAACAGGTGCCTACGCTCCCGCTCGGCAATCGGGAGATTTCGCAACCCTTGCTCTACGAAGAACTGCGGCTCTAA